The following coding sequences are from one Mycolicibacterium aichiense window:
- a CDS encoding sulfotransferase family protein yields the protein MKSQPGAQGRPVALFVLGNGRSGTSALAQVLALSGAALPPGLLGATSENPRGFFEPRAVIHLNQAILHDHGSSGYDTSLVPHDDDVFSVGRNTAWVAKAKDYLSGLPAAPLVVIKEPKTTTVSGIWFEAARQAGFDVAAVIAVRHPDEIIGSLRKRANQQNYVDSSPELTCAWWLKYSLLAERDTRSVPRVFVEYANLLRDWRLEVKRISTALGVDLDIEDECAVDEFLTPDLRHHQIRGAVTEPFGTDWIGTVYETLAAAARDESWDASELDRVYAAFAAGERGFSKAFEDSRRYRNINRLLPPPLVKLGLETLALAHRRKGTWS from the coding sequence ATCAAAAGTCAGCCGGGCGCCCAGGGTCGACCGGTTGCTCTCTTCGTATTGGGTAACGGGCGGTCCGGAACTTCGGCTCTGGCACAGGTTCTCGCGCTCAGCGGTGCCGCGCTTCCGCCCGGCTTGTTGGGCGCCACGTCCGAGAATCCCCGGGGCTTCTTCGAACCGCGTGCCGTCATCCACCTGAACCAGGCGATTCTGCACGACCACGGAAGTTCCGGCTACGACACTTCGCTGGTGCCGCACGACGACGATGTGTTCAGCGTCGGACGCAACACCGCGTGGGTCGCCAAGGCGAAGGACTATCTCAGCGGACTTCCGGCCGCACCACTGGTGGTCATAAAAGAACCGAAGACGACGACGGTGTCGGGCATCTGGTTCGAGGCGGCCCGCCAGGCGGGGTTCGACGTCGCCGCCGTGATCGCGGTTCGCCATCCCGACGAGATCATCGGTTCGCTCAGGAAGCGAGCCAACCAACAGAACTATGTGGACTCGTCACCGGAACTCACCTGCGCCTGGTGGTTGAAATACAGTCTGCTGGCCGAACGAGACACTCGCAGTGTGCCGCGGGTGTTCGTCGAATACGCCAACCTCCTCAGGGACTGGCGTCTGGAGGTGAAGCGGATCTCCACTGCGCTGGGTGTCGATCTCGACATCGAGGACGAATGCGCGGTCGACGAGTTCCTCACCCCTGACCTGCGGCATCATCAAATCCGCGGCGCGGTGACCGAGCCCTTCGGCACTGACTGGATCGGCACGGTCTACGAAACTCTGGCCGCCGCTGCGCGGGACGAGTCCTGGGATGCCTCGGAATTGGATCGTGTGTACGCCGCCTTCGCGGCCGGCGAGCGCGGCTTCAGTAAAGCCTTCGAGGATTCCCGTCGCTACCGCAACATCAACCGCCTGCTGCCACCGCCACTGGTCAAGCTGGGTTTGGAGACCCTGGCCCTTGCGCACCGGCGCAAGGGGACATGGTCATAG